Proteins found in one Mucilaginibacter gracilis genomic segment:
- a CDS encoding protein-disulfide reductase DsbD N-terminal domain-containing protein, which translates to MKKLLLILAVLLANQLHAQILTPVKWSYAAKKTSATEAVVLIRATIDEGWHIYSQTVKDGGPVKTSFTFPAAKGYTVVGKTIEPKPITRFEKAFEMNVSYFETSVTFQQKVKLKKAGPATIKGKLEYMTCNDQKCLPPEDLDFSVDVK; encoded by the coding sequence ATGAAGAAACTACTTTTAATATTAGCCGTATTACTTGCAAACCAGTTGCATGCCCAAATACTAACACCGGTTAAATGGAGCTATGCGGCAAAAAAAACCAGTGCTACCGAAGCCGTTGTTTTAATTAGGGCTACTATAGATGAAGGCTGGCACATTTACTCGCAAACGGTAAAAGATGGTGGGCCGGTTAAAACTTCATTCACGTTCCCGGCAGCTAAAGGCTACACCGTTGTTGGCAAAACTATTGAACCCAAACCTATTACCAGGTTTGAAAAAGCCTTTGAAATGAATGTTAGCTATTTTGAAACCTCGGTTACCTTTCAACAAAAAGTTAAACTTAAAAAAGCAGGCCCTGCCACTATTAAAGGTAAACTGGAATATATGACTTGTAACGACCAGAAATGTTTGCCTCCCGAAGATCTGGATTTTAGTGTTGACGTTAAATAA
- a CDS encoding biotin--[acetyl-CoA-carboxylase] ligase, with protein MQNNTFSGLFVGQNLVSLTEVDSTNNFLKQSLANSTPLIEGTVIMAESQYAGRGQRQNQWHSQPGKNLTFSILLKPTFLPLNRQFNLNVAISVGIIKAIEKVLGPNAKIKWPNDIYFGSNKLGGVLIENMVQGSQIKNAIVGIGINVNQTIFEDGAANAISVKQILHKDYELKALLAEICNEVEVAYLMLRSENFEPLQAFYLQKLYWLNELRPFAANGITFNGIIKDVNPNGLLCIETNNELIQYNFKEIEFLNKPTPK; from the coding sequence TTGCAAAATAACACATTTTCAGGATTATTTGTTGGACAAAATTTGGTTTCGCTAACCGAGGTTGATTCAACTAACAATTTCCTTAAACAATCATTGGCAAATTCCACGCCATTAATAGAAGGCACAGTCATTATGGCAGAGAGCCAGTATGCCGGGCGGGGCCAGCGGCAAAACCAATGGCATAGCCAACCCGGAAAAAACCTCACATTCAGTATTTTGTTAAAGCCAACTTTTTTGCCACTTAACAGGCAATTTAATTTAAACGTTGCTATAAGTGTGGGTATTATAAAAGCCATTGAAAAAGTTCTGGGCCCAAATGCTAAAATTAAATGGCCAAACGATATTTATTTTGGCAGCAACAAATTAGGTGGCGTTTTAATTGAAAACATGGTGCAAGGCAGTCAAATAAAAAACGCTATTGTTGGCATAGGCATTAATGTTAACCAAACCATTTTTGAGGATGGCGCGGCCAATGCCATATCTGTAAAACAGATATTACATAAAGATTATGAATTAAAAGCATTATTAGCAGAAATTTGTAACGAGGTTGAGGTTGCATATTTAATGTTACGGTCGGAAAATTTTGAGCCTTTGCAAGCGTTTTATTTGCAAAAGCTATACTGGCTAAACGAGTTAAGGCCCTTTGCGGCCAATGGTATAACCTTTAATGGCATAATTAAAGATGTAAACCCAAACGGCCTGCTATGTATAGAAACTAATAACGAATTAATACAATACAATTTTAAAGAGATTGAATTTTTGAACAAACCAACACCAAAATAA
- the rsfS gene encoding ribosome silencing factor, with product MAKNKAIKESSYISELAVFGIQEKKGNDIIRLDLRNIHSSVTDYFVICHADSATQVKAIANSVEDEIYKATKQEPRHKEGLEHGEWILLDYFDVVIHIFRTDKREYYGVEDLWGDAEIKYYKSA from the coding sequence ATGGCAAAAAACAAAGCAATCAAAGAATCATCCTACATTTCTGAATTAGCCGTATTTGGCATACAAGAAAAAAAGGGGAATGACATTATCCGGTTAGATCTTAGAAACATCCATAGTTCAGTAACCGACTATTTTGTAATATGTCATGCCGATTCGGCCACACAGGTTAAAGCAATTGCCAACAGCGTTGAAGATGAGATTTACAAGGCTACCAAGCAAGAACCGCGACACAAAGAGGGGTTAGAACATGGCGAGTGGATTTTGCTGGACTATTTTGATGTTGTGATTCACATTTTTAGAACCGACAAAAGAGAGTATTACGGTGTAGAAGACCTGTGGGGAGATGCAGAAATAAAATATTATAAAAGCGCTTAA
- the ftsH gene encoding ATP-dependent zinc metalloprotease FtsH, whose amino-acid sequence MKESKSEKPPIRRNPNKKINSKAPKFNIMWLYAVVVFALLAGSLLLKGGTGKQITWQRFETRMLDQHDVERVVAYKSSDLVIAEVYIKKDSLKKPEYNDLQDKANFALTPTATPQYIFSDASFDSLKQSLNNAQKDFAANQKVSLTFDSNDSIWSSWLVQTVIMLVLFAGMWIFIMRRMSGGSGGGPGGQIFNIGKSKATLFDKEAQVSVTFNDVAGLEEAKYEVMEIVDFLKNPKKYTNLGGKIPKGALLVGSPGTGKTLLAKAVAGEAHVPFFSLSGSDFVEMFVGVGASRVRDLFRQAKDKAPCIIFIDEIDAIGRARGKNNMVGGNDERENTLNQLLVEMDGFGTDSGIIILAATNRPDVLDSALLRPGRFDRQISIDKPDLNGREQIFKVHLAPVKTAPDVDAKKLSAQTPGFAGAEIANVCNEAALIAARKDKEAVDMQDFQDAIDRVIGGLEKKNTLISPEEKRVVAYHEAGHAIAGWFLEHTDPLVKVSIVPRGVAALGYAQYLPNERFLVAKEELMDDMILSMGGRVAEDIVFGKITTGALSDLERITRLAYGMVKIYGMNEKVGNLSFYDPHGENQFNKPYSDTTAELIDSEVRALVELVYAKTKTLINEHREGLEKVAAKLLEKEVLFQSDLEDLLGKRPFEGRTTYDKFVNGETVVAATVDNNAIPDTLLDPSKDNMAGDIG is encoded by the coding sequence ATGAAAGAAAGTAAATCCGAAAAACCTCCAATCCGGAGGAATCCAAATAAAAAAATAAATTCAAAAGCCCCAAAGTTTAACATTATGTGGCTTTATGCGGTGGTGGTATTTGCACTGCTGGCAGGTTCGCTTTTATTAAAAGGCGGTACCGGAAAACAAATAACGTGGCAACGTTTTGAAACCCGCATGTTAGACCAGCACGATGTTGAACGTGTTGTGGCCTACAAAAGCAGTGATTTAGTTATTGCCGAAGTTTATATTAAGAAAGACAGCCTTAAAAAACCCGAATACAATGATTTGCAGGATAAGGCCAATTTTGCCCTTACCCCAACAGCTACGCCGCAATATATTTTTTCGGATGCGTCGTTTGATAGTTTAAAGCAATCGTTAAACAATGCACAGAAGGATTTTGCAGCCAACCAAAAGGTCTCGCTTACTTTTGATTCTAACGATAGCATCTGGTCGAGCTGGTTAGTGCAAACTGTAATTATGCTGGTACTCTTTGCCGGTATGTGGATATTTATCATGCGCCGCATGTCGGGCGGTTCGGGCGGTGGCCCGGGCGGGCAGATATTTAACATCGGTAAATCAAAAGCTACCCTGTTTGATAAAGAAGCGCAGGTATCGGTAACGTTTAACGATGTTGCAGGTCTTGAAGAAGCTAAATATGAGGTAATGGAAATTGTTGATTTCCTCAAGAATCCTAAAAAATACACCAACCTGGGTGGTAAAATACCAAAAGGAGCGCTGCTGGTAGGTTCGCCGGGTACTGGTAAAACATTACTGGCCAAGGCTGTTGCCGGCGAGGCTCATGTACCTTTCTTCTCGCTATCCGGTTCCGATTTTGTTGAAATGTTTGTTGGCGTAGGTGCATCGCGCGTTCGCGATTTGTTCCGCCAGGCGAAAGACAAAGCCCCATGTATTATATTTATCGATGAAATTGATGCCATTGGCCGCGCCCGTGGTAAAAACAATATGGTTGGCGGTAACGATGAGCGCGAAAACACCCTTAACCAGTTATTGGTTGAGATGGATGGTTTTGGTACCGATTCGGGAATTATCATTCTGGCAGCTACCAACCGCCCTGACGTGTTAGACTCGGCACTGTTACGTCCCGGACGTTTTGACAGGCAAATATCTATTGATAAACCCGATTTGAACGGACGCGAACAAATATTTAAAGTTCACTTAGCGCCGGTTAAAACCGCGCCAGATGTTGATGCCAAAAAGCTATCGGCACAAACACCTGGTTTTGCCGGTGCCGAAATAGCTAACGTTTGTAACGAAGCCGCTTTAATAGCCGCCCGTAAAGACAAAGAGGCCGTTGATATGCAAGATTTTCAGGATGCTATTGACAGGGTAATTGGTGGTTTAGAAAAGAAAAACACTTTAATTTCGCCCGAAGAAAAACGTGTTGTTGCTTATCACGAAGCTGGCCACGCAATTGCAGGCTGGTTTTTAGAGCACACCGACCCTTTAGTTAAGGTATCAATTGTTCCGCGTGGTGTTGCCGCTTTAGGTTATGCACAGTATTTACCTAACGAGCGGTTTTTGGTTGCCAAAGAGGAGTTGATGGATGATATGATATTATCAATGGGTGGCCGTGTTGCCGAAGATATTGTTTTTGGTAAAATAACAACCGGAGCCCTAAGTGATTTGGAACGTATTACCCGCCTTGCATACGGCATGGTTAAAATTTATGGTATGAACGAAAAGGTAGGTAATCTATCGTTCTACGATCCGCATGGCGAAAACCAGTTTAACAAACCATACTCGGATACCACTGCCGAATTAATTGACTCGGAAGTGCGTGCCCTGGTAGAACTTGTTTACGCAAAAACAAAAACACTGATAAACGAACATCGCGAAGGCTTAGAAAAAGTTGCCGCTAAATTGTTAGAAAAAGAAGTGCTGTTTCAAAGCGACCTGGAAGATTTATTAGGCAAGCGCCCGTTTGAGGGACGCACCACTTATGATAAGTTTGTAAACGGCGAAACAGTTGTTGCAGCAACGGTTGATAACAATGCCATTCCGGATACGCTGCTCGATCCGTCAAAAGATAATATGGCAGGTGATATAGGTTAA
- a CDS encoding LutC/YkgG family protein, with product MKDITTSKEKLLKKIRKALLERRDNPYPAFEDQPLYAPAAEIPEVVFAEAFSAVAGQFVFCEDEMQFIENLLNLAEERKWRKVYCWESPLQNILKQYEYPFFETDKDFEQAEVGFTLCEALIARNGSILVSNGNSAGRRLSIYPNVHIVLAYTSQLVMDLKDGFALIKNKYGNALPSMISNITGPSRTADIEKTLVLGAHGPKELFVFLLDG from the coding sequence ATGAAGGACATTACAACCAGCAAAGAGAAGCTGCTAAAAAAGATACGTAAGGCATTATTAGAAAGGCGCGATAACCCGTACCCGGCCTTTGAAGACCAGCCGCTATACGCCCCTGCCGCCGAAATACCCGAAGTTGTGTTTGCCGAAGCCTTTAGTGCAGTAGCAGGCCAGTTTGTTTTTTGTGAAGACGAAATGCAGTTTATAGAAAACCTGTTAAACCTGGCCGAAGAACGAAAATGGCGAAAGGTTTACTGTTGGGAAAGCCCGTTGCAAAATATTTTAAAACAATACGAATACCCGTTTTTTGAAACCGACAAAGATTTTGAACAAGCCGAAGTTGGTTTTACCTTGTGCGAGGCTTTGATTGCTCGCAATGGTAGTATATTGGTGTCAAACGGTAATAGTGCCGGGCGCAGGTTAAGCATTTATCCTAATGTACATATTGTGCTGGCCTATACATCGCAGTTGGTGATGGACCTTAAAGATGGTTTTGCGCTTATTAAAAACAAGTATGGTAATGCATTACCTTCTATGATATCAAACATAACCGGCCCCAGCCGTACTGCCGATATTGAGAAAACATTAGTTTTAGGCGCACATGGCCCCAAAGAGTTATTTGTTTTTTTATTGGATGGTTAG
- a CDS encoding 4'-phosphopantetheinyl transferase family protein, giving the protein MGTTTILIEDIENIEWVNADNNTFNLTTYNDVWRIFISSVISQMERFWSLLSAHERERANRYYREADKQRFIISRAVLRVLLGKYLNADPSLLSFKEGPNKKPYLNGNATIHFNVSHSDDCILVAISETEIGVDVEQLDVNVHYTDIMDISFGPAEIAHVKQSAMPLHSFYTLWTRKEALLKATAKGIDDDIKQVPGLTGLHFVDNKIIGSANTSLVKSFNAGDTYMGSVAIVTKNCRFLNHSKGFLF; this is encoded by the coding sequence ATGGGCACCACCACGATACTGATTGAGGATATTGAAAACATTGAATGGGTTAATGCCGACAACAACACTTTTAACTTAACAACCTACAACGATGTTTGGCGCATCTTTATCAGTTCAGTAATATCGCAAATGGAGCGTTTTTGGAGTTTGCTCTCTGCCCATGAACGCGAAAGGGCTAACCGCTACTACCGCGAGGCAGATAAACAACGGTTTATAATAAGCCGCGCCGTGCTTAGGGTGCTACTTGGGAAATACCTTAATGCCGATCCGTCGCTGCTCTCGTTTAAAGAAGGCCCAAACAAAAAGCCTTATCTTAATGGTAATGCAACTATTCATTTTAACGTATCACATTCGGACGATTGTATTTTGGTGGCCATTTCGGAAACAGAAATAGGTGTGGATGTTGAGCAATTAGACGTTAATGTACACTATACCGATATTATGGATATTAGTTTCGGCCCGGCCGAGATTGCACATGTAAAGCAATCGGCAATGCCACTACACTCCTTTTACACTTTATGGACACGCAAAGAAGCCTTGCTTAAAGCCACCGCAAAAGGGATTGACGACGATATAAAACAAGTGCCCGGCCTTACGGGATTACACTTTGTTGATAATAAAATAATTGGCTCTGCAAATACATCTTTAGTTAAAAGTTTTAACGCTGGCGATACCTACATGGGTAGCGTTGCCATTGTAACAAAAAATTGCCGCTTCCTAAACCACAGTAAAGGTTTTTTGTTTTAA
- a CDS encoding class I SAM-dependent methyltransferase, translating into MHTNLQQLYGNIDIYLFDQLLKGTYNNCKTIIDVGCGGGRNMVYFLQNGYDVYGVDPNPEAIDAVKNLSLQLAPKNPAENFKIAPAENLPFDDDFFDLAVCNALLHFANDQAHFDAMLRSVWRVIKPGGFLFARLASDIGIETLVRDIGNSRYLLPDESERFLVNQQTLLRYTHDLNGQLHEPIKTTNVQNQRCMTTWCLRKL; encoded by the coding sequence ATGCATACCAACCTACAGCAACTTTATGGCAATATTGATATTTACCTGTTTGACCAATTACTTAAAGGCACTTACAACAATTGCAAAACCATAATAGATGTTGGTTGCGGCGGGGGCCGCAACATGGTTTACTTTTTGCAAAACGGATATGATGTTTATGGTGTTGACCCTAACCCGGAGGCTATTGATGCGGTTAAAAATTTATCGTTACAACTGGCACCGAAAAACCCCGCCGAAAACTTTAAAATTGCGCCCGCCGAAAATTTGCCATTTGATGATGATTTTTTTGACCTCGCTGTTTGCAACGCTCTATTACATTTTGCTAACGACCAGGCCCATTTTGATGCCATGCTGCGCTCGGTTTGGCGGGTAATTAAACCCGGCGGTTTTTTGTTTGCCCGTTTAGCATCAGATATTGGCATTGAAACGCTGGTGCGCGATATTGGCAACAGCAGGTATTTACTGCCCGATGAATCTGAAAGGTTTTTGGTAAACCAGCAAACCCTGTTACGCTATACCCATGATTTGAACGGGCAACTACACGAACCCATTAAAACAACCAACGTACAAAACCAACGCTGCATGACTACCTGGTGCCTACGTAAACTTTAG